The DNA region CCGGCGCAGGCCCAGAGCGAGAAGGGCCGGCTGGTGGCCACCTACTGCCCCATCCTGGTGGACTACACCACCGACGAGGCCGTGCTGGCGGGTCTGCTCAACGACTACCGCCTGGTCGTGCACCGCCTGCCCCTGCGTAAGGTGCGCGATTACGTACTCACCACCAAAGCCGGCAGCCAGTTCACGACCAGCGAACGGGAAAACTACCAGTACTGGAGCCGCCGGCTGGCCCACGCCGCCCAGGACGCGCTGCCGGTCGAGACGCTGCGCATCCTGCGCATGCAGGCCCTGATGACCTACCCGAGCAAGGGCCACTACATGCGCTACCTGGCCGACCAGCAGACGGACAAGGTGCTGCTCTTCACGTGCAACCAGCAGCAGGCCGACGCACAAGCGGCCCACACCTACCATTCTAAAAACAAGCACAGCGAGGCCAACCTGGCGAAGTTCAACACCGGGAAAATCCAGCGCCTGGCCTGCGTGGCCCAGCTCTCGGAAGGCATCAGCATCCCCGAGCTGCGGGTGGGCATCATCTGGCACGCCTTCGGCAACGAGCGTAAGGCGGCCCAGCGCATCGGCCGGCTGCTGCGCCTCAATCCCGACCAGACGGCCACGGTGCACCTGCTGGCCTACCAGGATACCGTCGACGAGCAGTGGGTAGCTCAGGCCCTGGAGGCCTTCGACCCCGCTAAAATCAGCTACGTCGATGCCCCCGCCTACGCGCAGTACGCCCCGCCCGCGTAGCTGGGGCTTCGCGGACGATAGGACAACTCGCTGTTAGCTAACAGGTGGGCCAAACGAGGGGCTGCACGTTCGTTTTCGCTACCCGCTTTCGATGGCGTTACGGAGCGGGTAAGACGAGCGGGTTTTCGATGCTCTTCCGCCGCTTTGACCCCTACTCCTGCGCGCCTGCGCCCGTTGACCACGGACTCGAATATTTTCCCCTGTTGGTGGCTGTTGCAGAACCATCCCGCTCATTCGACAAGTGGTCGCGATTAGTCCATAGGCCTATGAAAAGCAGCTTTATCGCCAGTTCGGTAGCCTTCCTTGAGTACTGGTGGCCTCTTGCGGAGGCCTCGGCTGAGTTCTGCAACAGCCACGACCGTTTTGCTGAACTTAAACCTGTAGCTCCTTAATGGTTGTCAGCCGCCCGTTTGCGGTAGTTGCGGGCATCTTGCTGCATCAGGTGCAGGAGTTCTTGCCGGGCTCTTTCCTCCAACCCTGGCAACCGGGTAAGGCTAAGTACCATCTTATCGACGGAGCGCAGCGAATCGTGGGCCATTTGGTGGCTGGATAACTGCGTGTCGACGATACCCGTCCGGCTCAGTAGCATCCACGTCGGGCTGGTGTGATTGCCTACCTGGTCATAAATCGTGAGTAGGGCATATCGCCCGTTGGAGGTGGGCTGCTGATAAGCACAAAAGTCGCGCGCCTCATAGGAGCGGCGGCGGGTATCGACCTTCAGGGTAAGGGTGACATCGACTACAGCGCGTGTTTCGCGCGTGAGACGCAGGTTGTTGACCCGGATACACTCCTGGGGCGTGGCAACTAGTAGATTCTGTCGTGTGCATGCTGTACAGAGTCCTAGAGCCAGCAGTTGCCAGCGTGCAGGGGAATTCATGGAGAAAGAAAGTAGGCACCTAAATTCTACTTTAGAATGCTGCCGGCTGAAATTACCCTCGTTTTTCTGAACGACCGCTTGCCAAAGCACTTCGTACCTCTCCAAAAAATGACCGTTTCCTGGAGGGGGTAGTCTCAACATAGAGGCGGTTAATTAGTCAGGCAGTGTCTGACCAATTTAGCTGTGAGCAATTTGATGTCTATTTAATGAATTTTCAAGATAATCTGTAGATGACCAGCCATTTAACTGACATTTGCATGAGTATTATAACTTCTTATAGTACAAGTGTTTACACATTATAAATTGAATTCTAAATAGTTCTAAAATGAGTTCTACTTTTAGCTCCTTTACTAGGCCTATAAACAGTTCGGTTACTCGACCTATTTAGTAGCCAATTTTCGGCGTTCTTTCTTAATTTTATCTTCGATAGCTTCTATAATAAAGCTATGAATCGATTTTGGCTTTTTTCGAGGCTGAGCTTCTTTGATAGCTTGCAGTTCATGGAGCATGCTGGCGTAGAGTCTAAGCGTAAATGATTTCTGAGGGTCCTCCTCTTCCTTGGGCGTTTCAGTTATAGGTACAGGAAGTATTGCTGGTGCTGGGCGTGTGGGCCCTAGTAGCAGTTCATCGACAGACTCAGTAGGCTTAGCTAAATGAGCCAGTGAGATTTTCTGTTTGCTCATAGAATTATTCAGCGAGAATAGTAATAATTTCGGTGGTCAAGGATTCGTAATCTTGTAGGGCGGCACAGGTGGGGGCCCATTCAAACAAAGACTGGCGCTGCACTTGGGCCTCCGCTACCGCTACGTTCTCTCGAATGGTAGTAGTCATAAGTAGCTGACCTAAGCTAGGGTGCTCATGCATCGTTTCAACAAATTGATGGTGCAGGCTACGGCGGTAATTAGCTGCATATTTCGTTAGAAAAAGACCACCAACTTGCAAGCCAGGCGCAAAATTTTTCTTAATTCGCTCGACCAGTTCTAGTAGGCTTTGTAGTCCGTTGAATGCAAAAAATTCTGGAGAGGTGGGAATAAATACTCGGTCAGCCGCCGTGATAGCTGCCAACGCAAGCGGAGAGTTTGGAGAAGGATTGGTATCGAATATTAAATAATCTATTCGGTTAGCTAAGCCTTCCATTGCGTTGCGCAGGACTAGCGCGTACATAGCGTCGGCTCCCAATACCTTCTCAGCGGCGGCTAATGTGGGCGCAGCTGGTACCAGCCAAAGGTTATCTCTTACAGGTTGCATTACATCAACTAAGCTAGCTCCTAACCCATCGATAACCTGGGTTAAACTTCGTGTGAGGTCCACTTCAGGCAAACATTGTGTCAAATTCATCTGCGGGTCACAATCTACTAGCAGTACCTTGTTGCCTGCATGAGCTAAGCACTCTCCCACCGCCCATGCAGAAGTCGTCTTTGCGACTCCACCTTTCCTATTAGCAAAAGTAATAATATGCATTTTCTTCTTGATTATAAGGCTTTTACCTACGTAAAGTAGAACTACGAGTAGGTCTATTAACGGATGCGTTAGTAGCTTTACAAATGAGCCTTCTAACAGGTGTAAAATTACGTCTAAAAATGGAACTACCGCGAGTGTTTGAATTGTCCTTCACACATTTCTCTCTCAACACCCAGCGAGAGTTAATTCATTAGGCGGCTAGACAAGGCCGAACACTACTTTACTCAGCAAATAATGTACATACATCGCTCCGCCTTTAGTGTGCGAAGCCCTTGCGTTAGCTGACAGTTGAGGAACTACTTTTTAAAGAGTAAAAAAAAAGCTCAAAAAAGAAGAAGCTCATTCCTTTTATTAAATTTTAATATTATTTAAAATTAAGAACGCCACAACATATTGAAAACCAATATGTTGTGAGCTTAAAAAGCGCGGGAAGTACATTGGGACGCTCATAAAGTACATCTGAGACAGCCCCAAAAGCGCGGGAAGTACATTGGGACAGCGCGAGAAGTACATAGGACTGTCCCAAAAGCGCAAGAAGTACATTCGGGACAATTCACCATTAATGAAATCACATTTTACGGCTAGCTTCGTAGCTACTAACCCATTAGGCTCCATGCAATCCCCATCTATCAAGGGCGTCAGCTTCGACAAGTCCAAGGGAAAATGGAAAGCCCGTACCATTCGCGATGGTCGCACCATCAACCTAGGTACGTTTGTCTCGCAGCTTGAGGCCGCGCAGGCTGTTGAGCAAGCGACTATATCACTGCCTACTGCACCGGTCAAAGTAGAAAAGTTGCCCTTACTACCTGTTGACCACGAAGAG from Hymenobacter psoromatis includes:
- a CDS encoding DEAD/DEAH box helicase: MSASSDATSNAAARKQALQDQVLATIQGRQLAGIALTMGLGKTLIGLRDMARLLAAGQLVDQAAGKPFLVAAPTQAILDSWPQEARKFGLTYLLDHIEFTTYRSLAKTLAAGSFHKLYLDECHALKDSHEPGLKAHAKQKKSILGLTGTPPAQAQSEKGRLVATYCPILVDYTTDEAVLAGLLNDYRLVVHRLPLRKVRDYVLTTKAGSQFTTSERENYQYWSRRLAHAAQDALPVETLRILRMQALMTYPSKGHYMRYLADQQTDKVLLFTCNQQQADAQAAHTYHSKNKHSEANLAKFNTGKIQRLACVAQLSEGISIPELRVGIIWHAFGNERKAAQRIGRLLRLNPDQTATVHLLAYQDTVDEQWVAQALEAFDPAKISYVDAPAYAQYAPPA
- a CDS encoding ParA family protein; this encodes MHIITFANRKGGVAKTTSAWAVGECLAHAGNKVLLVDCDPQMNLTQCLPEVDLTRSLTQVIDGLGASLVDVMQPVRDNLWLVPAAPTLAAAEKVLGADAMYALVLRNAMEGLANRIDYLIFDTNPSPNSPLALAAITAADRVFIPTSPEFFAFNGLQSLLELVERIKKNFAPGLQVGGLFLTKYAANYRRSLHHQFVETMHEHPSLGQLLMTTTIRENVAVAEAQVQRQSLFEWAPTCAALQDYESLTTEIITILAE